A single Vigna radiata var. radiata cultivar VC1973A chromosome 8, Vradiata_ver6, whole genome shotgun sequence DNA region contains:
- the LOC106769665 gene encoding protein NRT1/ PTR FAMILY 5.2, producing the protein MEEEEEEGRRRRMVNGDDDHDEYTEDGTVDLKGKPILKSKTGRWKACSFVVVYEIFERMAYYGISSNLILYLTKKLHQGTVTSSNNVTNWVGTIWITPILGAYLADAHLGRYWTFILSSIIYFLGMCLLTLSVSLPSLKPPECHELDLTKCEKASTLHLAVFYGALYTLALGTGGTKPNISTIGADQFDEYDPKEKKSKLSFFNWWMFSIFIGTLFANSVLVYIQDNVGWTLGYALPTLGLAISVVIFLAGTPFYRHKLPTGSPFTKMAKVMVAAIRKWNTPIPTDTKQLYELDLEEYAKKGRVRIHPTPTLRFLNKACVKTDSSASGWKLSPVTHVEETKQMLRMIPIWIATFIPSAMVAQIGTLFVKQGITLDRGIGSFNIPPASLSTFVTLSMLICVVLYDRFFVKIMQRFTKNPRGITLLQRVGIGLIIHIVIMVIASLTERYRLRVAKEHGLVANGGEVPLSIFILLPQYILMGTADAFLEVAKIEFFYDQAPESMKSLGTSYSMTALGIGNFLSTFILSTVSHVTMKHGHHGWVLNNLNASRLDYYYALLAILNLLNLVFFMVVAKFYVYKAEISDSIEVLGEELREKTSNQVIPRD; encoded by the exons atggaagaagaagaagaagaaggaagaagaagaagaatggtgaatggtgatgatgatcatgatgaGTACACAGAAGATGGAACTGTCGATCTTAAAGGAAAACCCATTCTCAAATCCAAAACTGGTCGTTGGAAAGCTTGTTCCTTTGTTGTTG TGTATGAGATATTTGAGAGAATGGCATACTATGGAATATCATCAAACTTGATTCTTTATCTGACAAAGAAGCTTCACCAAGGAACTGTCACATCTTCAAACAATGTCACCAATTGGGTTGGCACCATTTGGATAACTCCCATCTTAGGAGCATATCTTGCTGATGCTCATCTTGGTCGCTATTGGACTTTCATTCTCTCCTCAATCATCTATTTCTTG GGTATGTGTCTACTCACACTATCAGTGTCCCTTCCAAGCCTAAAGCCACCAGAGTGCCATGAATTGGATTTGACAAAATGTGAAAAAGCTTCCACACTGCATCTAGCTGTGTTCTATGGTGCACTCTACACTTTGGCACTGGGAACAGGTGGAACCAAGCCCAACATTTCTACCATTGGTGCTGATCAATTTGATGAATATGACCCCAAAGAGAAGAAGTCCAAACTCTCCTTCTTCAATTGGTGGATGTTCAGCATCTTCATTGGAACCCTCTTTGCAAACTCTGTCTTAGTCTACATACAAGATAATGTCGGCTGGACTCTTGGCTATGCTCTTCCCACTCTTGGACTTGCAATTTCTGTAGTCATTTTTCTGGCAGGCACACCCTTTTACAGACACAAATTACCCACTGGGAGTCCATTCACTAAGATGGCTAAGGTCATGGTGGCTGCTATCAGAAAATGGAATACTCCTATTCCTACTGACACTAAACAACTCTATGAGCTTGATTTGGAAGAGTATGCCAAGAAAGGGAGAGTCAGAATTCATCCAACTCCAACCTTGAG gtTCCTGAACAAGGCTTGTGTGAAGACTGATTCAAGTGCAAGTGGGTGGAAACTAAGCCCTGTTACTCATGTAGAGGAGACTAAACAAATGCTGAGAATGATCCCTATCTGGATAGCCACCTTCATTCCTAGTGCAATGGTTGCACAGATAGGTACCCTTTTTGTGAAGCAGGGTATTACACTTGACAGAGGCATTGGTAGCTTCAATATCCCTCCTGCAAGTTTAAGCACATTTGTGACTCTATCCATGCTTATTTGTGTGGTGCTCTATGACCGTTTCTTTGTGAAAATCATGCAAAGGTTCACCAAGAACCCCAGAGGAATAACCCTTCTGCAAAGGGTTGGAATTGGCCTCATAATCCACATAGTGATCATGGTGATTGCATCTCTAACTGAAAGGTATAGACTTAGAGTGGCCAAGGAACATGGGTTGGTGGCAAATGGAGGAGAAGTTCCTCTCAGCATTTTCATCTTGCTTCCTCAATACATTCTTATGGGAACTGCTGATGCATTTCTAGAAGTTGCAAAAATTGAATTCTTCTATGACCAAGCCCCGGAAAGCATGAAGAGCCTTGGCACTTCCTATTCAATGACTGCATTAGGCATTGGGAATTTCCTAAGCACCTTTATTCTCTCGACAGTTTCACATGTCACCATGAAACATGGCCACCATGGATGGGTTTTGAACAACTTGAATGCTTCTCGTCTTGACTACTACTATGCACTTTTGGCCATACTCAACTTGCTGAACCTCGTGTTCTTCATGGTTGTGGCAAAGTTCTATGTTTACAAAGCTGAAATTTCAGATTCCATTGAAGTGCTTGGAGAAGAGCTCAGAGAAAAGACATCAAACCAAGTGATTCCAAGAGATTGA
- the LOC106770952 gene encoding cyanate hydratase produces the protein MEQNKESTVASLQAVKRESGKSYNQLAKETGLTNVYVAQLLRRQAQLKPDTAPLLRRALPDLTEYLVREMMRPPLRSYDPNLIQDPTVYRLNEAVMHFGESIKEIINEEFGDGIMSAIDFYCSVDKIQGVDGKDRVVVTFDGKYLPHSEQKSEHMVSRPRQ, from the exons ATGGAGCAGAACAAAGAAAGCACAGTGGCAAGTCTGCAAGCTGTGAAGCGTGAGAGTGGGAAGTCATACAATCAATTAGCGAAGGAGACAGGGCTCACCAATGTCTATGTTGCTCAGCTTCTCCGGAGGCAGGCTCAGCTCAAACCCGACACTGCCCCTCTTCTGCGGAGGGCGCTGCCCGACCTGACTGAATACCTTGTGCGGGAGATGATGAGACCCCCTTTGAGATCTTATGATCCCAATCTTATCCAAGACCCCACTGTTTATAG GTTGAATGAAGCTGTAATGCATTTTGGGGAGAGCATCAAAGAGATAATCAATGAGGAGTTTGGTGATGGGAT CATGTCAGCAATAGATTTCTACTGCTCAGTTGACAAAATTCAAGGAGTGGATGGGAAGGATCGTGTGGTAGTGACATTTGATGGTAAATATTTGCCTCATTCGGAGCAG AAATCTGAGCACATGGTTTCAAGACCAAGGCAATGA